The Humulus lupulus chromosome 4, drHumLupu1.1, whole genome shotgun sequence genome has a window encoding:
- the LOC133832576 gene encoding uncharacterized protein LOC133832576, which translates to MTYGFEPVYERFRKQAPSTFEGKTDPMVAKDWLRSVDSIFDHVELNDRQRILCAAHLLKLDAHIWWDVVKQTCDLNTMNWPDFIQAFSKKYYSAAVLATKVDEFVTLVQGNLFVIDYVQKFDRLAKLAPEVVPTNALRVQRFMRGLKPMITKDIKMTSAEVVNYIEVLDKVLKAYYLEDRIWKDNASRREAQRPRASMRAIRGKLMKGRIVALTSDLDPRPQITTVTTLITTLTITIMIGIVESSKQQSRAPQLS; encoded by the coding sequence ATGACTTATGGGTttgagccagtttatgagcgttTCAGAAAGCAAGCCCCATCGACCTTTGAAGGGAAAACTGATCCCATGGTGGCGAAGGATTGGTTAAGATCAGTTGATTCCATCTTCGATCATGTGGAGTTAAATGATCGCCAGAGAATCTTATGTGCAGCCCACTTACTCAAGTTGGATGCACATATATGGTGGGATGTTGTTAAACAGACTTGTGACCTGAATACCATGAATTGGCCAGACTTCATTCAGGCATTTAGCAAAAAGTATTACAGTGCGGCCGTGTTAGCAACCAAAGTAGATGAGTTTGTGACTTTGGTTCAGGGAAACCTATTTGTCATTGACTATGTGCAAAAGTTCGATAGGTTGGCTAAACTTGCTCCTGAAGTTGTACCAACTAATGCTCTGCGAGTCCAAAGGTTCATGAGGGGACTCAAGCCAATGATTACTAAGGACATTAAGATGACCAGTGCTGAGGTGGTCAATTATATTGAAGTACTAGATAAGGTACTCAAAGCATATTACTTGGAGGATCGAATATGGAAGGACAATGCTTCCAGAAGGGAGGCCCAACGACCAAGGGCTTCAATGAGAGCAATAAGAGGAAAGCTAATGAAGGGCAGAATAGTGGCACTGACAAGTGACCTAGACCCCCGGCCACAAATAACAACAGTCACAACACTCATAACCACCCTAACAATCACTATAATGATTGGAATCGTGGAATCATCAAAGCAACAGAGTAGAGCACCCCAACTGTCGTAA